CGTCAACGAGTTCGAACAGCTCACCGGTCCGATCGACGCCGAGGCCGTGCTCATCAAAGCGAGGTCGATGTGAAATGAGTCAATCCGCACCCACCCGCGAAGTCGCCCGACGCGTCTTCGCCCAAGAGTTCAACGACGCTGCATACACGTTCAAAGAGTCCGACGACGAGCGCGCGCCCGTCTACCTGTTGCTGCCCTCCGGCGCGCAGGCGAACCGCGTGTTCCTCGTCGGCACGCTGACCGAGAAGGAAGACGTCGGCGAAGACAACGAATACTGGCGGGGCCGCATCGTCGACCCCACCGGGACGTTCTTCGTCTACGCCGGGCAGTACCAGCCCGAAGCGGCGAGCACGCTCCGCGAACTCGACGCGCCGGCGTACGTCTCCATCGTCGGCAAACCGCGGACGTACGAGACCGACGACGGGACGGTGAACGTCTCGGTCCGCCCCGAGTCCATCAGCAAAGTCGACGCCGCGACGCGCGACCGCTGGGTCGTCGAGACCGCAGAGCGGACGCTCGAACGCGTCGAGCGGTTCGACGACGAGGGCAACGAGTACGGTCGGATGGCCCGCGAGCAGTACGAGCTCCCGGTCGACAGCTACCGACAGACCGCCATCGCCGCGCTCCAGAGCCTCGAGACGACCGACGAGCTCGAAGCCGAAGCGTAGTCGCCGAATCGACTGACATCGCAAGCGACACACCACCGGCTGCGCTCCGGACCGAACGCGCGCACGCATTCCCCCAGCGCACCCGGTTCGGAGCCGCGGTCGTAACGCGGTGGCCTGGTCGGACTGGAAACTGACGACGAAGTCGCACGGAGAGCGGCGGCTACCGAGAGAATCGACGACAGAACGCCGCCCGGCACGGCGCGAGCGGAAACGCGTCGGGTGTTGCAGCACCCGGACGCCGGGCATCCCAACCACGGAAAGCCCAGTGAGCACTGATAGCCCACTCTCACAAGAAGCTACGGAATCGGAGCACAGAGAGAGAAACGTCACCGGACCGCACCGCGCCTACGACGACCACGGCCGCCTCGACCACCGCTACTGGCGGTGCGAACGCTGCGGGTTCGAGAGCGTCGACCCGCGCCTTCGCGACGGCTGTTTCCGTTGCGGTTCGGACGTCGAGAGGGAGGGAGGCGGCGATGCCGACTGACCGCGACTCGCCGAGCGCCGACTGGCGACGAGTGTACGCGGAGATGGGCGTCGACTCGAATACCGACGACGAGGAGGAACAACGTCTCGACGAGGAGCGAATCGACGCCTACGCGGACGAAGCGAGCGCCGACAGCGCGGACGACACCAGCACCGAAGACGGAGACGAAGCTCCGCGACGCGAACACGGAGACGGGCGGTCGCGTCGAGAGAGTCACGCCTGACCTCGCGCTGTTACCCTCATTCGTCGTGACTCGCGAGCGAACTGTCCCCCGGCCCCGTCACTGATGCGCCAGGCGACCGTACCCTCCACAGTCGCCATGCAGACGCCACCAGCCACGCCCGTCGTCAGTTCGCCCGCGCCCGACGAGTACGCGACCGTGGTCGATGCCATCGACGTGGGTGCCGACCCCGACGGCCAAACGCCGTTCGACGTCGCACCGCACCTCGACGACGACACGCTCGTTCGATTTTCGCCCGGGACGTACTTATTCGAACCGCTCCGAGCAGAAGGTCTTTCGAACGCGGCGCTGTACGCGCCCGACGGCGCGACACTCGTCTCGAACGGTACGGGCCTCCACGACGCCATCCACCTCCGCAACGCCAGCGACGTGCACGTCGAGGGGTTCGACCTCGAACAGCGACCCGACGACCCCGCGCGGACGAAACTCGTCGTCGACGGCGGGACGAACAGCCTCCGCGACTACCGCGTCGTCGGTCCCTACAACCCGAACGACTACTCGGGGGAGGGCCGGTCCGGAAACCGGAGCCGAAATCAGGCGGTGCTTCTCGAATGCGCCGGCGAGTCAACCGAGTTGCTCGTCGAACGCGTCGACCTGTGCGACGGCGGAATGGCGTCGGCCCTCTTCGTCGACCCGACGCTCGAAGCGAGCGACGATTTCCGGCCCGGTGGGACCGTGGCGTTCGTCGACTGTTGCGTCGAGGGGTGGACCGAGGGTCTCTACGCCAGCGCCCACGCCGGACCGCTCGTCGTCCGCGGCGGACGGTACGCCAACAGCAACGTCGTACAGGTTCGGACGGGTGGCCCGAACGCGCTGGTCG
This genomic stretch from Haloprofundus salilacus harbors:
- a CDS encoding RPA family protein, with the translated sequence MSQSAPTREVARRVFAQEFNDAAYTFKESDDERAPVYLLLPSGAQANRVFLVGTLTEKEDVGEDNEYWRGRIVDPTGTFFVYAGQYQPEAASTLRELDAPAYVSIVGKPRTYETDDGTVNVSVRPESISKVDAATRDRWVVETAERTLERVERFDDEGNEYGRMAREQYELPVDSYRQTAIAALQSLETTDELEAEA